The stretch of DNA GCGGTGAGGGGCGGCAGAGCTGAGGGGCGGCAGAGCTGAGGGGCAGCAGCGGTCCGGCACCGGGCGGGTGGGCGGGGTGACGATTTGGCGCCAAaagcgcgcgcgtgcgcgcgcagGGGCGGGGCCTGCTCAAGAGAGGGCGGTGTGGGCACGCCCTGCGCGTGCGTGTTGGCCCCGCtcgattccccccccccccccttccctccctccgtaGCTGCTGAGGGGATTCCCGCCGATACAGCTCGGTCTCgccgcagggaggaggaggcgACCGTGCTGAGGCGGGTGTCCCCGCCGCTGTCGGTGTCTCCGAGCGGCGGCCGATGGACAGATACGTGGTTAAACGCCcccccggtgaggcggggggcggcgggaagaGGCCGCGGCCAGCGGAgcccgccccggggcagcccccctGGCAGGAGATCCGCGCCGAGGGCCTCAGCTGCGACTACCGCCTCCTCTTCGGCAAGGCCGAGGCTGACGAGATCTTTcagcggctggaggaggaggtggaataCTTCGAAGGTAAGGGCCGCAGGGAGGGCTCGGTTTACAGTCCCCCGGGCCCCCGCCCGGTGAAGTGTTTCCcttcccggcccggcccgcccaagGCGAGTGCCGGGGTGATTCCGGTggcctgggcagagctgctgggcggTGGGAAGGTTTCTGCAGGCGCCCGGTGTTTGCATAATCCAGCCCTGCCAAGTGAAGTGCGAGCACAGGTCTGGTCCTGTTTTACTTAGCTTGAAGTGCGTGACAAGCGGTTTCATTCACGTTTTAATGTTTGCAGAGAACAGGGCTAGTCCTGGAAGGATGACAGGAGGCTGTTGGTAGATGTAGTATATGAGACATCCCCCGTCACGTTAATTCAACAACAGAATATGATGGGGATGCTCATCCCCGTTCGTTGCATTCAGTGGTCATAAAGCAGCGTCGCGCTTGAGAGTTAAGTACTTTGTTAGGACAGAGACACTTGACCACAGATGACAGCTTTTGGGTTGTCATCAGCATCCTCATTTCTGTTGTCCCACGGGAGTTTCACAGAAGCTCCAAACCAAGATTGTTGAAACTGTGAACTGCAGAGGTAATACAAAGTTGGTTTTATTCCTTCTCATCTCTTGTTTAAACAGGTGAAATGACGAAATTGCATGTGTTTGGCAAATGGCATCACATTCCAAGGAAGCAGGTAACCTATGGAGATCCTGAGTTAACATACACTTATTCAGGCGTTACCTTTTCTCCTAAGCCGTGGATACCAGTTCTCAACCATATCAGAGACCGCATCGCTTTGGACACAGGacatacttttaattttgttctcattAACAGGTATGTCTGATCTCCGATTGCATCAAGCAGCttgttcaaatgaaaaattgcttGTGCAACGCTACTGACAGATCATTGACAAATTGGTTTACATTCCTTTAATTAGATTGGTAGAAGAACTAATTAATCTGTTCTGTGTACAGATATAAAGATGGTGGGGACCACATAGGTGAACATCGAGATGATGAGAGGGAACTGGTTCCACGCAGTCCTATTGCCTCTGTGTCCTTTGGAGCTTGCAGGGACTTTGTTTTCAGGCACTGTGATTCCAGAGGGAAAAACGCAACGCGCCACATCAAGCCCATCAAACTGCAGCTGGCCCACGGCAGCCTGCTGATGATGAAGTACCCCACCAACGTGTATTGGTACCACAGCCTGCCCATCCGCAAGAGAGTACTTGCCCCAAGAATCAACCTCACTTTTCGGAAAGTGATGGCTATAGCCAAGAAGTGAATTATACAGCAATCAAGCACCTTTTGACTCTGAAAACAGGAGCTTTCTTCCCCAACATAACTGTCAAATTCTCACTCAAACACTGTCTTTGATGATCCAAGGAACCAGATGAGCAAATTAAACTAGGAGAGGAGATAGTGTACTTGGTAACTTGCTAATAAAGACTGCAACTACTGATTTTAAATGCCAAGAATCCTTTCTCTCTGAAATGTTGCTGTAGTCCTGCCGATACATACATTTTCAATGAGTAATATCCTTGGCTTTGCTCAGGAGGAGGTTTGTTCTCAACTGATCTTAATCTGGCCAGTTTTCCAAAAAGATCAAATTACTCTATATCCTTCAGATCCCAATGAAACAGTTTATAAATACTACAAAGTACAAGACGTAATCATTTACAGTGAGCCTGAAAGCTGATACTGTTCAACAGGTGACACTTCCATGTATGCTCTGTCGATGAGCTATGAATTGcgtgtttttaaaatgtaaaatacaagtGAGACTGACATGAAAAGGAGGAGCACTGAGATATGAATATAGTGAGCGTGACATGGCTGGCTGCATGTTTTAGTGTCACTATGACTTTTGCCTGCTTATGTTCCTCTGCTGCTCTACTTCTGTGGGAGACTGGGTTCTTTTGGTCAGTGGcgtggtggggcaggaggaagcaCGAGGTGCTACCACACAGGGCAAGGGCCCCCTCTTCTGCAGGTCCTTTGTACAGAAACCATAAGATGACCTCTTGGGGAGAGACTGGGTTGGACCGTTTATACAGACAATGCAGCATGAAAGGCTACAACTTCTGAGAGTGTCTGTTTTTCTAAATAATCATCTGTAGGGATTCCATTCTGACTACCTGAAAGCCATCACCTTCCATCCTGGCAGTGAATCCTGATGAAATGAGGAAAGGCTGTTCAAAGTCACCGACAGGTCTTGAGGAATCAAGCAATGGTAAGTACTGAGCGAGAATGTGACCTGATCCCCGTGTAACCAGGGTACAAGCATCTGAATTAATGATGGGCTCTATCCTTCAGCAGTAGGTCCATTAGGGCTATGTCTGTTTAGATGATTTGGAGTTGGTACTTGCCACCCTCTGCCACTACCAGAACATGCTATATATAGTGTGAATTGCTCCTGCATGAATGCTTCTTATCCAGAGAATGTTAAGTGCTGCTTCCATTGGATATATCAAACGTGGTTTGGCTTATAGCTTGGCCTTTGTTTCAAGACATAACCACACAAGAACAGCTACTTTCTCTAATAAGTTTATTCTTTTATTGCTACTGTACAGTTACAAAAATACCCTGAAGTGAAAACACAACTTCAAACAGCAGTGCAGTGGTTTGGctataatataattttttaaataatgcacaaaATAAGACCAGAATAATCCAAACACAGAGATGTCATCATGGAGGTCTTACCTagtgtttttttttcaccttttacattttattaaCACCACCTCCACCACAGGAAGCTTGTAAGTAACAGCATTTGATGAGCCTCATATGCCTGTGCAGAGCCCAATGACTTCAAAAGGTGAGGGTTGGGTGGCAAACATCTGCAGAGGTCTTTGATGCTCACAGTAGGCTGGGAGCATCCAGCGTAGCTCAGGACCAGGACCAAGGTGCTGACACTTTACTTCCTTCCTCACACTGAGGGCTAAGCCAAGACCACCTGCTCCTTCCTAACAGTGAAAACTAGAACAAATGCTGACTACTCCACCCTCATCTTTATAGCCCTTGAGGAAGCTTTCGGAGGAAATCTGCAGCTGAGTGAAATTGAGCAGTTTATCGGTGTTGGTACAGCAACTGTGCGTTCATTCTCATCAAACCAGTCCCTGTTGGAAAGCAGCtctatgcaaaagaaaaacagatggaaCACGCAAGCTTGCAGTAGTATGTGGCTTTCCGTCCCTGTTACGAGCTGATAAATTTAAGACTTAGCCTATTGTGTGCGTATGTTCTGACCCACCTCCAGCATTACTGCTTTCTAAACAAAGTGACCTGTTCAGATGAACTTCtcaaaaattcagttaaaaaCTAAACAGACCCTGTTGAGAATAGATATTGCAGAATATACGTTGCTGGCAGTGGAAATGTTTTGAAGTTCTGAGGTACAAATGGTAGACCTGCTGGAGCCCGAtgctttgcatgtttttctttagATGACATCCAGCACTGCTTTATAGAGCTCCTGCTGCACATCTGTGCTGCCCAGAACAGAGGG from Rissa tridactyla isolate bRisTri1 chromosome 13, bRisTri1.patW.cur.20221130, whole genome shotgun sequence encodes:
- the ALKBH2 gene encoding DNA oxidative demethylase ALKBH2 isoform X1, giving the protein MDRYVVKRPPGEAGGGGKRPRPAEPAPGQPPWQEIRAEGLSCDYRLLFGKAEADEIFQRLEEEVEYFEGEMTKLHVFGKWHHIPRKQVTYGDPELTYTYSGVTFSPKPWIPVLNHIRDRIALDTGHTFNFVLINRYKDGGDHIGEHRDDERELVPRSPIASVSFGACRDFVFRHCDSRGKNATRHIKPIKLQLAHGSLLMMKYPTNVYWYHSLPIRKRVLAPRINLTFRKVMAIAKK
- the ALKBH2 gene encoding DNA oxidative demethylase ALKBH2 isoform X2 is translated as MDRYVVKRPPGEAGGGGKRPRPAEPAPGQPPWQEIRAEGLSCDYRLLFGKAEADEIFQRLEEEVEYFEGEMTKLHVFGKWHHIPRKQI